Proteins encoded together in one Aminobacter aminovorans window:
- a CDS encoding LysR family transcriptional regulator: MKAVSDFDLRLLMVFKTVVECGGLSASQSALDMSLSNISTHMANLEKRVGFKICHRGRSGFRLTSGGAELYASVEDLFQSIDHFRNKAFYTKNHVGKELSLGIIDGLISERQFSIQTAIQTLAVKERGVFIRMDIMPPNKLKSSLAEGDIDVAIGPTSIVSSSVVCQEIFRENIALFCSRSHELAEPESQEKKLIQSDTPFAFVSRGYLRESQQPSYIDNLRTAAIVHTMEAAAMLILSGKYIGYLPEHFARKWEDTNEMIRVLPNRTSHSVPFGVMHRRDQRLSRGAKLLIEHLRPGGSGGDASD; encoded by the coding sequence ATGAAGGCCGTGTCCGACTTCGATCTTCGACTTTTGATGGTTTTTAAGACGGTTGTTGAGTGCGGGGGGCTCTCCGCCTCCCAATCGGCTCTCGATATGAGCCTCTCCAACATCAGCACGCATATGGCGAACCTCGAGAAGAGGGTCGGGTTCAAGATCTGCCATCGCGGAAGATCTGGTTTCAGGCTTACGTCTGGCGGAGCCGAACTCTACGCTTCAGTAGAAGACCTTTTTCAATCAATAGATCATTTTCGAAATAAAGCATTCTATACCAAGAATCATGTCGGCAAAGAACTGAGCTTGGGTATCATCGACGGTCTGATCTCAGAACGCCAATTCTCAATACAGACGGCGATTCAAACGCTGGCCGTTAAGGAACGTGGTGTATTCATTCGAATGGATATAATGCCTCCTAACAAATTGAAAAGCAGCCTAGCTGAAGGCGACATAGATGTCGCGATAGGGCCAACTTCCATCGTTTCGAGCTCAGTCGTCTGCCAAGAGATATTTAGAGAAAATATAGCACTTTTCTGTTCACGATCGCATGAATTGGCAGAGCCTGAATCTCAAGAGAAGAAGCTTATTCAATCTGATACGCCCTTTGCTTTCGTGTCGAGAGGCTATCTGAGAGAGTCACAGCAGCCAAGCTATATCGACAACCTGAGGACAGCTGCAATCGTGCACACAATGGAGGCCGCAGCTATGTTAATTCTCAGTGGGAAATACATTGGGTACCTCCCAGAGCATTTTGCGAGAAAATGGGAAGACACTAATGAAATGATCCGCGTTCTCCCAAACAGAACAAGCCATTCCGTGCCGTTTGGCGTTATGCACCGTCGCGACCAAAGGCTCTCCCGGGGGGCAAAGTTACTCATAGAGCACCTACGGCCAGGGGGCTCCGGGGGCGACGCATCGGACTGA
- the speB gene encoding agmatinase, whose amino-acid sequence MPRYAGAATLMRLPLVLPGSSDWDDVQIGLFGIPWDGGTTNRPGARQGPRQVRDASTMVRNVNRATGVNPFALCRCADLGDSPVNPADLADSMLRIERFVDGVCTSGIVPLFVGGDHLSTLPVMRAISKHVGPVGMVHIDAHTDTWDSYFDGQKYTHGTPFRRAIEEGILDPKRTVQIGIRGALYADGDDRWGRDQGIRVIDFDEYKRLGVEQVLRETRARVGSQATYVSFDIDVLDPAYAPGTGTPEIGGMTTFEAQSLIRGLEGIKCVGADVVEVSPPFDTSGNTALAAATLMFEILCVAAGTVSKANS is encoded by the coding sequence ATGCCTCGATATGCGGGGGCAGCGACGTTGATGCGGCTCCCACTAGTTCTCCCCGGTTCATCCGATTGGGACGACGTCCAGATTGGGTTGTTCGGGATCCCTTGGGACGGCGGCACGACCAACCGCCCAGGTGCGAGACAAGGACCGCGGCAGGTGCGCGACGCCTCAACGATGGTTCGCAACGTCAATCGCGCAACTGGCGTCAATCCTTTCGCCCTCTGCCGTTGCGCCGACCTTGGTGACTCACCGGTCAATCCAGCTGACCTGGCAGATTCGATGCTGCGAATCGAGCGCTTCGTCGACGGCGTCTGCACCTCGGGCATAGTGCCCCTTTTTGTGGGCGGGGATCATCTGAGCACGCTTCCGGTCATGCGTGCGATTAGCAAGCACGTGGGGCCCGTCGGAATGGTTCACATCGACGCCCATACGGACACGTGGGATTCGTATTTCGACGGCCAGAAATACACGCACGGGACCCCGTTTCGTCGAGCAATCGAGGAGGGGATCCTAGACCCGAAGCGGACTGTGCAAATCGGAATCCGCGGCGCTCTTTATGCCGACGGGGACGATCGCTGGGGACGCGACCAGGGCATCCGCGTGATCGACTTCGACGAATACAAGAGATTAGGGGTCGAACAGGTGCTGCGCGAAACCCGCGCCCGTGTGGGCTCGCAAGCGACCTATGTTAGTTTCGATATTGACGTGCTTGACCCGGCCTACGCACCTGGGACTGGAACGCCGGAAATCGGCGGTATGACGACTTTCGAGGCGCAAAGTCTCATTCGTGGCCTTGAGGGCATTAAGTGCGTCGGCGCAGACGTCGTCGAGGTTTCACCCCCATTTGACACCAGCGGCAATACGGCTCTCGCGGCGGCGACGCTGATGTTTGAGATCCTCTGCGTTGCCGCAGGCACCGTCTCAAAAGCGAACAGTTAG
- the tauA gene encoding taurine ABC transporter substrate-binding protein — MSFVRNLTACGAMVLSALSFAGPASAEQRIVEVAYQLTTSPWIARLADGAFETETGYKINWHQFNTGAEIISAMASGSIDLSVLGSSPLAVASTAGLDIKLFWVLEDIASAEALYVRNDSGIRSPHDLVGKRLAVPFASTSHYQLMYALKKWGVEEQVTVLNLDPNKAAAAWERKDIDGAFIWGAAMARLKRNGTPLVTAGQICEMGRCTFEGMAVSTEFARENSEFMRKFTSIIDQANRDYINNPAGWAIDSANIKLISDLFGADARTVTEDLSQYKYPSLTEQASCTWLGCGAEGGAAKTLRLTAEFLKSQGRIDKVLDDYSGFVADEYLGSSQ, encoded by the coding sequence ATGAGCTTTGTCAGAAATCTAACGGCCTGCGGCGCAATGGTCTTGTCCGCGTTGTCGTTTGCGGGTCCAGCGTCAGCTGAGCAGAGAATCGTTGAAGTGGCATATCAATTGACCACTAGCCCTTGGATCGCCCGTCTGGCGGACGGGGCGTTCGAGACAGAGACCGGATACAAGATCAACTGGCACCAGTTCAACACCGGCGCCGAAATCATAAGCGCCATGGCGTCGGGTTCCATCGACCTAAGTGTACTTGGATCAAGTCCATTGGCGGTTGCGTCCACCGCAGGGCTGGACATCAAGCTGTTCTGGGTGCTGGAGGACATCGCGAGCGCCGAAGCGCTTTACGTCCGAAACGACAGCGGCATCAGATCGCCACATGACCTGGTCGGAAAGCGGCTGGCAGTGCCTTTTGCGAGCACGAGCCACTACCAACTCATGTACGCGCTGAAGAAATGGGGCGTCGAAGAGCAGGTTACCGTACTGAATCTGGATCCGAACAAGGCCGCAGCCGCATGGGAACGCAAGGACATTGACGGTGCGTTCATCTGGGGCGCGGCGATGGCTCGCCTTAAACGGAATGGCACGCCCCTCGTCACAGCCGGCCAAATCTGTGAGATGGGGCGCTGCACATTCGAAGGGATGGCTGTTAGTACTGAATTTGCCCGTGAGAACTCTGAATTCATGCGGAAGTTTACGAGCATAATCGACCAGGCCAACCGTGATTACATAAATAATCCTGCCGGCTGGGCGATCGACTCTGCCAACATCAAGCTTATATCAGATCTCTTTGGAGCTGATGCCAGAACGGTTACGGAAGATCTGTCACAGTACAAGTATCCGTCGCTGACGGAACAGGCTTCCTGTACCTGGCTTGGCTGCGGCGCCGAAGGTGGCGCGGCCAAAACGCTAAGGCTGACGGCGGAGTTTCTGAAATCTCAAGGTAGGATCGACAAGGTCCTCGACGACTATTCCGGCTTTGTGGCGGATGAGTACCTAGGGTCCTCTCAGTAG
- a CDS encoding IclR family transcriptional regulator gives MDTSYSNRIQEQSGVRPLSTVIKTLAVLDVLAASARGMKLPEIAAAMELSRPTAYQRLLTLIDAGWVEQDQEMRYRLSMHACRFAGAALEQADLGTRVQPVLEALVAKVKEAASVAILDRGLPFIVSRVDSDSLLRAEQKIGTTMSLGGSASGRILTAFADETTLARLRQGGEEFASEEILTDARVNGYAISSGYTHSGVIAIAAPIFDLKGKCFATLSLVMPETRFDLETFKRPLLEAASEITSIQQGKHR, from the coding sequence ATGGATACATCATATTCAAATAGAATACAAGAGCAAAGCGGCGTCAGGCCTCTTTCCACCGTCATCAAGACGTTGGCCGTGCTCGATGTCCTTGCCGCCAGTGCACGCGGGATGAAGTTGCCGGAGATCGCCGCAGCGATGGAGTTGTCGCGGCCGACCGCATATCAGCGCCTTCTCACCCTGATCGATGCAGGGTGGGTCGAGCAGGATCAGGAGATGCGCTACCGACTCTCCATGCATGCCTGCCGTTTCGCTGGTGCAGCACTCGAGCAGGCCGATCTTGGCACGCGTGTCCAGCCGGTGCTCGAAGCGCTCGTTGCGAAGGTCAAAGAGGCCGCCTCCGTCGCGATCCTCGACCGAGGGTTGCCATTCATTGTCTCACGTGTCGATTCCGACAGCCTGCTGCGCGCCGAGCAAAAGATAGGCACCACGATGTCTCTCGGCGGATCCGCTTCGGGCCGCATTCTCACTGCTTTTGCCGACGAAACAACGCTCGCACGCCTCCGCCAGGGCGGTGAGGAATTCGCTTCGGAAGAAATACTTACTGATGCCCGCGTCAATGGCTACGCGATCTCCAGCGGCTACACCCACAGCGGCGTGATCGCCATAGCCGCGCCGATCTTTGATCTCAAAGGCAAGTGCTTCGCGACACTGTCGCTGGTTATGCCCGAGACGCGTTTCGACCTTGAAACCTTCAAGCGGCCGCTGCTCGAGGCAGCCAGCGAAATCACCAGCATCCAGCAGGGAAAACATCGGTGA
- a CDS encoding dipeptidase — protein MIIDGLQCGHFDRQAFQSLQVAKVGGVVVTCGFWEGAVESLDSLGRWRDLVRENAEIAEIATTATDVERIGSEGKIAVILGYQNANLFEGRIRFVELFAELGVRVVQLTYNNQNELAGSCYEAEDSGLARFGKEVVREMNTAGILVDCSHVGDRSTLGAIEASSRPIAVTHANARSLFDHKRNKSDAVLKALGETGGVIGCAAYRNITGDEYCSSIEAWCGMVARTVDIAGIDSVAIGTDRSHNFTAPDYAWMRQGRWTRGADYGASAAGKPLKAPPPDWFHKVEDMGAIPGGLRAVGFSEEDVAKITHKNWLRLYEATFRKA, from the coding sequence ATGATCATCGACGGATTGCAGTGCGGCCACTTCGATCGGCAGGCGTTCCAGTCTCTGCAGGTGGCCAAGGTCGGCGGCGTTGTGGTGACCTGCGGCTTCTGGGAAGGAGCGGTGGAATCGCTGGACTCACTCGGCCGATGGCGCGACTTGGTGCGTGAAAACGCCGAGATCGCCGAGATCGCGACAACAGCGACCGACGTCGAGCGCATCGGCAGCGAAGGCAAGATTGCCGTGATCCTCGGCTACCAGAACGCCAATCTGTTCGAAGGCCGCATTCGCTTCGTTGAGCTCTTTGCCGAACTCGGCGTGCGCGTCGTCCAACTCACCTACAATAATCAGAATGAACTCGCTGGCAGCTGCTACGAGGCCGAGGATTCGGGCCTCGCTCGCTTCGGCAAGGAAGTCGTGCGCGAGATGAACACAGCCGGCATCCTGGTCGATTGCAGCCATGTCGGCGATCGCTCCACGCTCGGCGCCATCGAGGCATCGTCCAGGCCGATAGCCGTCACGCACGCCAATGCGCGCTCGCTATTCGACCATAAACGCAACAAGTCCGATGCTGTGCTGAAGGCGCTCGGTGAGACGGGCGGCGTCATAGGCTGTGCCGCCTATCGCAACATCACGGGCGATGAATATTGCAGCTCAATCGAGGCATGGTGCGGCATGGTCGCACGCACGGTCGACATCGCCGGGATCGACTCTGTCGCTATCGGAACCGACCGCAGCCACAACTTCACCGCGCCGGACTATGCCTGGATGCGCCAGGGTCGTTGGACCCGCGGTGCAGACTATGGCGCCAGCGCCGCGGGCAAGCCGCTCAAGGCGCCGCCGCCGGATTGGTTCCACAAGGTGGAAGACATGGGTGCCATCCCGGGCGGCCTGCGGGCCGTCGGCTTCTCGGAGGAGGATGTCGCCAAGATCACCCATAAGAACTGGCTTCGACTCTACGAGGCCACTTTCAGGAAGGCCTAA
- a CDS encoding ABC transporter substrate-binding protein: MTNHTIPGFWTPDRRMFLKGAGAAIASTIAMPYVARAQDKALYINTWGGPWEEAARIHLFDPFTAETGIEIRTVSPVSFAKLAQQTKTGVYEFDITTLGGGELMRANQAGIIEPLAEPYKGGLFENGVASHAFATVMAWRTDRIKEGPKTWTEFWDVEKFPGARSLQRYAARVVPIALLADGVELKDLYPLDIDRAFASLDRIKDHVRVWWTAGAQSTQILRDGEVDLIGIWHGRFYEAEKAGAPVAMTWNQGEIDRAYWVVAKGTPNADSAKKFVEFATSGKPLAGFAMQADYGPLNPAANEFVTAEAAKRMPTSPENYGQTFEQDMANFGDDPAAVAERFEEWVAS; this comes from the coding sequence ATGACCAACCACACCATTCCCGGCTTTTGGACGCCGGATCGTCGTATGTTCCTGAAGGGCGCAGGTGCCGCTATCGCCTCAACGATCGCCATGCCCTACGTGGCCCGCGCGCAGGACAAGGCGCTCTACATCAACACCTGGGGAGGGCCTTGGGAGGAAGCTGCGCGCATCCATTTGTTTGATCCGTTCACCGCCGAAACCGGCATCGAGATTCGCACCGTATCCCCGGTGTCTTTCGCCAAGCTCGCTCAGCAGACCAAGACAGGCGTGTATGAATTTGACATCACCACGCTCGGCGGCGGCGAACTCATGCGCGCCAACCAAGCCGGCATCATCGAACCCTTGGCGGAACCCTACAAGGGTGGTCTGTTCGAAAACGGCGTCGCTTCGCATGCTTTCGCGACGGTCATGGCCTGGCGCACCGACCGCATCAAGGAAGGCCCAAAGACCTGGACGGAATTCTGGGACGTCGAGAAGTTCCCTGGCGCGCGTTCGCTGCAGCGCTATGCGGCGCGCGTGGTGCCCATCGCGCTGTTGGCCGACGGGGTCGAGCTCAAGGACCTGTATCCGCTCGACATCGACCGCGCCTTTGCTTCGCTCGACCGCATCAAGGATCACGTCCGTGTATGGTGGACAGCAGGTGCTCAGTCGACCCAGATTCTTCGCGACGGTGAGGTTGACCTTATCGGCATCTGGCACGGTCGCTTCTACGAAGCTGAGAAGGCCGGCGCACCTGTGGCCATGACATGGAACCAGGGGGAAATCGATCGCGCCTACTGGGTCGTCGCCAAAGGCACGCCGAACGCCGACAGCGCCAAGAAGTTCGTCGAATTCGCAACCAGCGGCAAGCCGTTGGCCGGGTTTGCTATGCAGGCTGACTACGGTCCGCTTAACCCGGCGGCCAACGAGTTCGTGACGGCGGAAGCCGCCAAACGCATGCCGACCTCGCCCGAGAACTACGGCCAGACCTTCGAGCAGGATATGGCCAATTTTGGCGATGATCCGGCCGCCGTGGCCGAGCGTTTCGAGGAGTGGGTCGCCAGCTGA
- a CDS encoding ABC transporter permease, with product MAISIAALSERKNLWPWLLLTPLAIYMAVFFLVPLADVAIMSVTEPRPTLANYERVFTTALYQRVFVNTFATAIIVTICCLLVGYPLAYLMANSKPRTAMLILLLVTMSFWTSFLVRTYAWMVLLGNNGPLIWLLGALGMDQPPQLLFTRFSSTLAMVHILVPYMVMNIYSVMKKIDPTLIRSAESLGARGLSLFRHVYLPLTAPGIANGSVLVFVICLGFYVTPVLLGSPREQMIAGLIGNQVDEFLAFGMGSAMAMVLLFLTLAILTIYHRRFGLDKLWG from the coding sequence ATGGCGATCAGCATCGCTGCATTGTCCGAGAGGAAGAACCTGTGGCCGTGGCTACTGCTTACGCCACTGGCCATTTACATGGCCGTCTTCTTCCTCGTCCCGCTTGCCGACGTGGCGATCATGAGCGTCACGGAGCCGCGCCCGACGCTCGCCAACTACGAACGTGTATTCACCACCGCGCTCTACCAGCGTGTTTTCGTCAACACCTTCGCCACCGCGATCATCGTGACGATCTGCTGCCTGCTTGTTGGCTATCCGCTTGCCTATCTCATGGCCAACAGCAAGCCGCGTACCGCGATGCTAATTCTGCTTCTGGTGACGATGAGCTTCTGGACCTCGTTCCTGGTCCGCACCTATGCCTGGATGGTCCTGCTCGGAAATAACGGGCCGCTGATCTGGCTGCTCGGCGCGCTCGGTATGGACCAGCCGCCGCAGCTTCTATTCACACGCTTCTCATCGACGCTAGCGATGGTCCACATCCTCGTCCCCTACATGGTCATGAACATCTATTCGGTGATGAAGAAGATCGACCCGACGCTGATCCGATCGGCCGAAAGCCTCGGCGCACGCGGGCTGTCGCTCTTCCGGCATGTCTACCTGCCGCTGACAGCGCCAGGCATCGCCAATGGCTCGGTTCTTGTGTTCGTGATCTGCCTTGGCTTTTACGTGACGCCGGTCCTGCTCGGCAGCCCGCGCGAGCAGATGATCGCCGGACTGATTGGCAACCAGGTCGATGAATTCCTGGCGTTCGGCATGGGCTCTGCCATGGCAATGGTCCTGCTCTTTTTGACGCTGGCGATCCTGACGATCTACCACCGCCGCTTCGGGCTGGACAAACTGTGGGGTTGA
- a CDS encoding ABC transporter permease codes for MNRFMRWLGIAVVIFIAAPLVIVVPMSFSEARSLQFPPPGYWLGYYTAYFTDMNWLRPTFNSILIASATTVLTMALVVPATFALVRHRFHGKSIADLMMLMPLAVPHIVMAVGYYSYFGNIGIVHTHLGVILAHTCLSVPIAFLVLSANLKGFDRTLERAAQSLGASPTKTFIHVTLPILRPGLIISALFAFVQSFDETVVAIFISGRGAETLPRKMFDSIRQEADPVIAVISTLLFVAVLVGLTAPLLFAHWRNRRARLGTA; via the coding sequence ATGAACCGCTTTATGCGCTGGCTCGGCATTGCGGTCGTCATCTTCATCGCCGCGCCACTGGTAATTGTCGTACCGATGTCGTTTTCGGAGGCGCGTTCCCTGCAGTTCCCGCCGCCCGGATACTGGCTCGGTTACTACACTGCCTACTTCACAGACATGAACTGGCTTCGCCCTACCTTCAACAGCATCCTCATCGCCAGCGCGACGACGGTGTTGACCATGGCGCTCGTCGTGCCCGCCACCTTTGCTCTGGTTCGACATCGCTTCCATGGCAAGAGCATCGCCGACTTGATGATGCTGATGCCGCTCGCGGTACCGCATATCGTCATGGCAGTTGGCTACTATTCCTATTTCGGCAACATTGGCATCGTGCACACCCATCTGGGTGTCATCCTTGCCCATACCTGCCTATCTGTGCCGATCGCCTTCCTGGTGCTCTCGGCTAATCTCAAGGGCTTCGACCGCACCCTGGAGCGGGCAGCACAAAGTCTGGGCGCAAGCCCAACCAAGACCTTCATCCATGTGACGCTGCCGATCCTGCGACCGGGACTGATCATCAGCGCCCTGTTCGCGTTCGTCCAGTCGTTCGACGAAACGGTGGTCGCAATCTTCATCTCAGGGCGGGGCGCCGAGACGCTGCCGCGCAAGATGTTCGACAGCATCCGGCAGGAGGCCGACCCGGTCATCGCGGTGATCTCAACGCTTCTGTTCGTCGCAGTACTCGTAGGGCTGACAGCGCCGCTGCTTTTTGCCCACTGGCGCAACAGGCGCGCACGCCTCGGCACCGCCTGA
- a CDS encoding ABC transporter ATP-binding protein, producing the protein MSSYLQLSGISKTYGQFTALEAVDLDIKKGEFVTFLGPSGSGKTTTLMIIAGFETATSGSVDVAGKSLFGLAPHERNIGIVFQNYGLFPHKTAAQNVYFPLQMRGWDKAKGLKRAEEMLDLVGLKGFGHRHPKELSGGQQQRVALARALVFEPSLLLLDEPLGALDKNLREQMQIEIKRIQRALGVTTIFVTHDQSEAMSMSDRIVVFEKGRVQQVATPLGLYHEPETRFVAGFIGESNLIQSTIVDAAKGEASNSALGTVEYAQTNNVTNGASVTLMIRPEHIKLSRNPIDGRKNVRMTVETIVNYGDNALVIGKVDDQPMRVRVLGADVVIIQEGEECLISWARESVYVITK; encoded by the coding sequence ATGAGCAGCTATCTTCAGCTTTCCGGTATTTCAAAAACATACGGTCAGTTCACCGCGCTCGAAGCGGTCGACCTTGACATCAAAAAGGGAGAGTTCGTCACTTTCCTGGGCCCCAGCGGCTCGGGTAAGACGACGACGTTGATGATCATCGCCGGCTTCGAGACCGCCACCTCCGGTTCAGTCGACGTTGCCGGCAAGTCGCTGTTTGGCCTTGCACCGCATGAGCGCAACATCGGCATCGTATTCCAGAACTATGGGCTTTTCCCCCACAAGACGGCGGCGCAAAACGTCTACTTCCCCTTGCAGATGCGGGGCTGGGACAAGGCCAAGGGGCTCAAGCGCGCCGAAGAAATGCTCGATCTGGTGGGACTCAAGGGATTCGGCCACCGCCACCCCAAAGAGCTTTCGGGCGGCCAGCAGCAGCGTGTGGCATTGGCTCGTGCGCTTGTCTTCGAGCCTTCGCTTCTATTGCTGGACGAACCACTGGGCGCTCTCGACAAGAACCTGCGCGAGCAGATGCAGATCGAGATCAAACGCATTCAACGCGCGCTTGGCGTGACGACCATCTTTGTCACGCACGACCAGTCCGAGGCCATGTCGATGTCAGACCGGATCGTGGTATTCGAAAAGGGGCGCGTCCAGCAGGTGGCAACACCGCTCGGACTTTACCATGAGCCTGAAACCAGATTTGTCGCCGGCTTCATCGGTGAGAGCAACCTGATTCAATCGACGATTGTTGACGCCGCCAAGGGCGAAGCCTCCAACTCGGCGCTCGGCACGGTCGAATATGCGCAGACCAACAACGTGACAAATGGTGCGTCTGTTACGCTTATGATCCGTCCGGAGCACATCAAACTCTCGCGCAATCCAATAGATGGACGCAAGAACGTGCGCATGACCGTCGAAACGATAGTCAACTACGGCGACAATGCCCTCGTCATTGGCAAGGTCGATGATCAGCCGATGCGTGTCCGCGTGTTGGGCGCAGATGTCGTGATCATTCAGGAAGGCGAGGAATGCTTGATCAGCTGGGCGCGCGAATCCGTCTACGTCATTACCAAGTGA
- a CDS encoding RidA family protein: MSLTLEPGDVAGVISRFGIGKRASMAVVHNGTGYFAVTPQAPYDADLSTAEQAMQLLAKAEARLAEIGSGKEKLLFVAIILADMADLASVNASWDEWVAGMAPPARACFEAPLANPALKIEMIMVCAAREVHRRDGVGQGTVNAP, translated from the coding sequence ATGTCCCTGACTCTTGAGCCCGGCGACGTCGCCGGAGTGATCAGCCGTTTCGGCATCGGTAAGCGCGCCAGCATGGCTGTCGTCCATAATGGCACTGGCTATTTCGCCGTAACGCCGCAAGCGCCTTACGATGCCGACCTCAGCACCGCAGAACAGGCCATGCAACTGCTCGCCAAGGCCGAGGCGCGGCTCGCCGAGATCGGCAGCGGCAAGGAAAAACTCCTGTTCGTAGCCATTATCTTGGCCGATATGGCCGATCTTGCCTCCGTCAACGCGTCTTGGGATGAGTGGGTCGCCGGTATGGCGCCTCCAGCCCGCGCCTGCTTCGAGGCACCTCTTGCCAATCCAGCGTTGAAGATCGAAATGATCATGGTTTGCGCCGCTCGCGAAGTGCACAGGCGTGACGGCGTGGGGCAGGGGACAGTCAATGCCCCGTGA
- a CDS encoding acetolactate synthase large subunit, with amino-acid sequence MNGADMLCDVLLVNGIDVCFANPGTSEMHFVAALDRKPGMRCVLGLSEGVVTGAADGYARMADKPAATLLHLGPGLANGLANLHNARRARTPIVNIVGDHASYHLKHDAPLTSDIESLARPMSHWVGRAANAAGVRAATEEAYRQAQARRGVSTLILPADAAWGEVVRQDLQPVIVPAALQVAEEVLRRAAKALRSGKRAVLILSGRALRARALETAGQISAATGAALFSQTSDRTERGASRVFARPIPYNIDLAVEALREFDVAICLGGRQPVGFFAYPDKPSTMLQPGCEAIELAGHECDLADVLRMLAEEIGLRADAPFVPNRPGQSAITAPTGALNADSITIAVARMLPENAIICEESITSAGKMAVLAPNLVPHDHIPLTGGAIGIGIPLAAGAAIACPERKVIALQADGSGMYTLQGLWTQAREQLNVITIIFANRAYAILQGEMRNVGVNDFGRNARRMLDLDNPELDWCSLARGMGVEAARADTVEQFSDILAAATARNGPFLIEARI; translated from the coding sequence ATGAACGGCGCCGATATGCTTTGCGACGTGCTGCTGGTCAATGGCATCGATGTATGTTTCGCCAATCCAGGCACTTCAGAGATGCACTTTGTCGCCGCGCTGGACCGCAAGCCCGGAATGCGTTGCGTGCTGGGGCTTTCCGAGGGCGTGGTGACAGGTGCTGCCGACGGCTATGCCCGCATGGCTGATAAGCCCGCGGCGACGCTTCTTCATCTCGGCCCAGGCCTCGCCAATGGGCTCGCCAATCTGCACAATGCGCGGCGCGCTCGAACGCCGATAGTGAACATTGTTGGCGACCATGCGTCCTATCATCTAAAGCATGACGCACCACTGACCAGCGACATCGAGAGCTTGGCACGGCCGATGTCGCATTGGGTGGGGCGCGCAGCAAATGCTGCCGGCGTCCGCGCCGCCACCGAGGAAGCCTATCGCCAGGCGCAGGCAAGGCGTGGAGTCTCGACCTTGATCCTGCCGGCAGACGCGGCTTGGGGCGAAGTTGTCCGACAGGACCTCCAGCCGGTCATTGTGCCTGCAGCCCTGCAGGTGGCAGAGGAGGTGCTTCGCCGCGCTGCAAAGGCACTGCGCAGCGGCAAACGTGCAGTGCTTATTCTGTCCGGCCGCGCATTGCGTGCCCGAGCGCTGGAGACAGCAGGGCAGATTTCGGCGGCAACGGGAGCTGCGCTCTTCTCTCAGACATCGGACCGGACCGAACGCGGCGCAAGCCGCGTCTTTGCACGTCCGATTCCCTACAACATCGACCTCGCCGTTGAGGCATTGCGCGAATTCGACGTTGCGATCTGCCTCGGCGGCCGTCAGCCGGTCGGCTTTTTTGCTTATCCCGACAAACCAAGCACGATGCTGCAGCCCGGCTGCGAAGCCATCGAGTTGGCCGGCCACGAGTGCGACCTTGCAGATGTGCTGCGAATGCTGGCCGAGGAGATAGGTCTCCGCGCAGATGCGCCCTTCGTTCCCAACCGGCCAGGCCAATCCGCAATCACTGCACCTACAGGCGCGCTGAATGCTGATTCCATCACTATCGCCGTGGCGCGGATGTTGCCCGAGAACGCGATAATCTGCGAGGAATCGATCACCTCGGCCGGTAAGATGGCAGTACTGGCGCCAAACCTCGTCCCTCATGACCATATCCCGCTCACCGGCGGAGCTATTGGCATTGGCATTCCTCTGGCAGCCGGCGCGGCCATTGCCTGTCCTGAACGCAAGGTGATCGCTTTGCAGGCCGACGGCAGCGGCATGTACACGCTCCAGGGGCTGTGGACCCAAGCGCGCGAACAACTCAACGTTATCACCATCATCTTCGCCAATCGGGCTTATGCCATCTTGCAGGGCGAAATGCGCAATGTGGGCGTCAACGACTTCGGCCGCAATGCGCGCCGCATGCTAGACCTCGACAATCCCGAGCTCGACTGGTGCTCTCTGGCGCGGGGCATGGGTGTCGAAGCGGCGCGCGCCGACACGGTAGAGCAATTCAGCGACATCCTTGCGGCGGCAACTGCGCGCAACGGACCCTTTCTGATCGAGGCGAGAATATAG